In a genomic window of Elusimicrobiota bacterium:
- a CDS encoding pyridoxal-phosphate dependent enzyme — protein sequence MKINEAVLKKTAKLCKERGVVIPTFAQMKDPSKAPASAHARLKKVGMNDLDPANLFRITWKNDAKTGLFGGVNYLEIPKSITGIDARVIGLVGKHFPTGAHKVGAAFSCLAPRLVTGEFDPTSQKAVWPSTGNYCRGGAFDSALLGCTAVAILPEGMSKERFAWLKSIGAEVIATPGTESNVKEIYDKCWEIKKTRKDCVIFNQFEEFGNPTWHYHVTGGAIEEVFEKVKGKNGRLAGYVSATGSAGTIAAGDYLRTKFPAVRVAASEAQQCPTLFMNGFGEHRIEGIGDKHIPWVHNVRNTDMVVAIDDEDCMRLLRLFNDPAGRKHLLTEGVDKAAVENLGLLGISGISNMLSAVKLAKYYELGKDDVVFTIFTDSVDLYGSRLVELEEAHGKYTPLQAAMDMDRRMRGANTDNLRELNYRDRKALHNLKYFTWVEQQGRTSDELRRLWDPEFWAETFASAKEWDKLIGEFNARTGLD from the coding sequence ATGAAGATCAACGAAGCGGTGCTGAAGAAGACGGCCAAGCTGTGCAAGGAGCGCGGCGTCGTCATCCCCACCTTCGCGCAGATGAAGGATCCCTCCAAGGCTCCCGCCTCGGCCCACGCCCGCCTCAAGAAGGTCGGCATGAACGACCTCGACCCGGCCAACCTGTTCCGCATCACCTGGAAGAACGACGCCAAGACCGGCCTCTTCGGCGGCGTGAACTATCTCGAGATACCGAAGTCGATCACCGGCATCGACGCCCGCGTCATCGGCCTCGTCGGGAAGCACTTCCCCACCGGCGCCCATAAGGTCGGCGCGGCCTTCTCCTGCCTCGCCCCCCGCCTCGTGACGGGAGAGTTCGATCCCACGTCCCAGAAAGCGGTGTGGCCTTCGACGGGCAACTACTGCCGCGGCGGGGCGTTCGACAGCGCTTTGCTCGGCTGCACCGCCGTGGCGATCCTGCCCGAGGGCATGAGCAAGGAGCGCTTCGCGTGGCTCAAGTCCATCGGGGCCGAGGTCATCGCGACGCCCGGAACGGAATCCAACGTCAAAGAGATTTACGATAAATGCTGGGAGATCAAGAAGACGCGCAAGGACTGCGTGATCTTCAACCAGTTCGAGGAGTTCGGCAACCCGACCTGGCACTACCACGTGACCGGCGGGGCGATCGAGGAAGTCTTCGAGAAGGTGAAGGGCAAGAACGGCCGCCTGGCGGGCTACGTCTCCGCCACCGGCTCGGCGGGCACCATCGCCGCCGGCGACTACCTGCGCACGAAGTTCCCGGCGGTGCGCGTGGCCGCCTCCGAGGCCCAGCAGTGCCCGACCTTGTTCATGAACGGCTTCGGCGAGCACCGCATCGAGGGCATCGGCGACAAGCACATCCCCTGGGTGCACAACGTGCGCAACACCGACATGGTCGTCGCCATCGACGACGAGGACTGCATGCGCCTGCTGCGCCTGTTCAACGACCCCGCGGGCCGCAAGCACCTGCTCACCGAGGGCGTGGACAAAGCCGCCGTGGAGAACCTGGGCCTGCTCGGCATCTCCGGCATCTCCAACATGCTCTCCGCCGTCAAGCTCGCCAAGTACTACGAGCTCGGCAAGGACGACGTCGTGTTCACCATCTTCACCGACTCGGTGGACCTGTACGGCTCCCGACTCGTCGAGCTCGAGGAGGCCCATGGCAAGTACACGCCGTTGCAGGCGGCGATGGACATGGACCGCCGCATGCGCGGGGCGAACACGGACAACCTGCGCGAGCTGAACTACCGCGACCGCAAGGCCCTGCACAACCTCAAGTACTTCACCTGGGTCGAGCAGCAGGGACGGACCTCCGACGAGCTGCGCCGCCTGTGGGACCCCGAGTTCTGGGCCGAGACGTTCGCGAGCGCGAAGGAGTGGGACAAGCTCATCGGAGAGTTCAACGCGAGGACCGGCCTCGACTGA